The Dromaius novaehollandiae isolate bDroNov1 chromosome 5, bDroNov1.hap1, whole genome shotgun sequence genome window below encodes:
- the TMEM63C gene encoding calcium permeable stress-gated cation channel 1 isoform X1, protein MDSAYSVEPVPHGAGPTSLDVLSFLDTLANSTEEQCFSARSRSTVLQGLPFGGVPTVLAINFILWLLLLLVFSCLRKAAWDYGRLALLMDNDSLTSLFYGEQSEKEKSPSETSPLDVDNKDVGFCSWLISIYQMKDEEIQSKCGIDATTYLSFQRHLLVLLMLVCVLSVAVILPVNFSGDLLGNNPTHFGRTTIANIPTQDRLLWLHSIFALIYFILTILCMAHHSVHLEYRENEKVARTLMVTRIPKEITDPSLIIKHFHEAYPSCTVTNVQFCFDVRKLMKLDAERRKAMKGRLYFTTKAQKEGKIMIKAHPCARIFCCRICGFEEVDAEQYYGELEEKLTDEFNAERNRITLKRLDMAFVTFQDERMTAVILKDYSHISCRKHPQQSSVTTVVKSHHWGVCYAPAPSDIIWENLSVRGTSWWVRFILLNICLFILLFFLTTPAIIVNTMDMFNVTRPVESLKNPIITQFFPTLLLWAFSVFLPFIVYYSAFFESHWTRSSENQLTMHKCFFFLVFMVIILPSLGLTSLDLFFRWLFDMHFLDEADIKFQCVFLPDNGAFFVNYVVTSSLIGTAMELLRIPGLLVYTTRLCFAKSEPERLHIKRSQAYQFQFGLEYAWTCCIFSVVMTYSITCPIIVPFGLLYMLLKHMVDRYNIYYVYIPTKLNQRLHVAAISQVVVAPILCMFWLLFFSVLRLGPTRPVTLFTFVVLLSCIIFSFFGLCLKKLQPRKPSSYQMSDQSDSTFNDTERSSVSSTPNSNLFVAAVLQEPELSLTPAASPAHQSYGTMGNHLEPAEDGEEGGLQSFETELEAVEGEYRTGPVMESQARYQ, encoded by the exons AGCAATGCTTCAGTGCCCGCTCCCGCAGCACTGTCCTGCAAGGCCTGCCTTTCGGTGGCGTGCCCACTGTGCTCGCCATCAACTTCATCCTCTGGCTG CTTCTCCTTCTGGTCTTCTCCTGCCTTCGGAAAGCAGCTTGGGACTATGGGCGCCTGGCGCTGCTGATGGACAATGATAG TTTGACGTCGCTTTTCTATGGCGAGcagagtgagaaagagaagtcCCCGTCCGAGACCAGCCCCCTGGACGTGGACAACAAAGACGTG GGATTCTGCTCATGGCTCATTTCTATCTACCAAATGAA GGATGAGGAGATTCAGAGTAAATGTGGGATCGATGCCACCACATACCTCTCCTTCCAGCGGCATCTCCTGGTCCTGCTCATGCTGGTCTGTGTGCTCTCTGTGGCTGTCATCCTGCCTGTCAACTTCTCGGGGGACCTCCTGG GAAACAATCCCACCCACTTTGGGCGGACAACCATCGCCAACATCCCAACACA GGACCGTCTCCTGTGGCTGCACAGTATCTTCGCCCTCATCTATTTCATCCTCACCATCCTCTGCATGGCTCATCACTCTGTCCATCTTGAATACAGGGAGAACGAGAAG gtTGCCCGGACACTGATGGTCACCCGGATTCCCAAGGAGATAACAGATCCTTCCCTGATCATCAAGCATTTCCA CGAGGCCTACCCCAGTTGCACCGTCACCAACGTCCAGTTCTGCTTCGATGTGCGCAAGCTGATGAAGCTGGATGCGGAGAG GCGCAAGGCAATGAAGGGGCGACTTTACTTCACCACCAAGGCACAGAAAGAGGGGAAGATCATGATCAAAGCCCACCCTTGTGCCCGCATCTTCTGCTGTCGCATCTGTGGCTTTGAGGAG GTGGATGCCGAGCAGTACTAtggggagctggaggagaaaCTCACGGACGAGTTCAATGCCGAGCGCAATCGCATCACGCTCAAGCGGCTCGACATGGCCTTCGTCACCTTCCAGGATGAGAGGATGACGGCTGT GATTTTGAAGGACTACAGTCACATCAGCTGTCGTAAGCACCCCCAGCAATCCTCTGTGACTACAGTGGTCAAGTCACACCACTGGGGTGTTTGCTATGCTCCTGCGCCCAGTGATATAATCTG GGAGAATTTATCGGTCCGTGGCACATCGTGGTGGGTGCGATTTATCCTCCTTAATATCTGCCTCTtcattctcctcttcttccttacCACACCGGCCATCATCGTCAACACCATGGACATGTTCAATGTCACACGGCCTGTGGAGAGCCTCAAG AATCCCATCATCACCCAGTTCTTCCCTACGCTGCTGCTCTGGGCCTTCTCCGTCTTCCTACCCTTCATTGTCTACTACTCTGCATTCTTCGAGTCACACTGGACGAG gTCAAGTGAAAATCAACTCACAATGCAcaagtgtttctttttcctggtgTTCATGGTCATCATCCTGCCTTCACTGGGGCTGACTAG TTTGGATCTTTTCTTCCGATGGCTCTTTGACATGCACTTTCTGGATGAGGCCGATATCAAGTTCCA GTGCGTTTTCCTCCCTGATAATGGCGCTTTCTTTGTCAACTACGTCGTCACCTCCAGCCTGATTGGGACGGCCATGGAGCTGTTGCGCATCCCTGGCCTCCTTGTCTACACCACCCGGCTCTGCTTCGCCAAGTCTGAGCCCGAACGGCTCCACATCAAGCGG AGTCAAGCCTACCAGTTCCAGTTTGGGCTGGAGTACGCCTGGACCTGCTGCATCTTCTCAGTTGTCATGACTTACAGCATCACTTGCCCCATCATTGTCCCCTTTG GTTTGCTCTACATGCTGCTGAAGCACATGGTTGACCGGTACAACATCTACTATGTGTACATCCCCACCAAGCTGAACCAGCGCCTCCATGTCGCTGCCATTAGCCAGGTCGTGGTGGCCCCCATCCTCTGCATGTTCTGGCTGCTCTTCTTCTCCGTCCTGCGCCTCG GTCCCACCCGCCCTGTTACCCTCTTCACTTTTGTGGTCCTTCTGTCTTGCATCATCTTCTCCTTCTTTGGCCTCTGCCTGAAGAAGCTGCAGCCACGGAAACCTTCCAGCTACCAG ATGTCCGACCAGTCTGACAGCACCTTCAACGACACGGAGCGGAGCAGCGTCTCCTCCACCCCCAACTCCAAT CTCTTCGTGGCTGCGGTCCTGCAGGAGCCCGAGCTGAGCCTGAcgccggcggcctccccggcgCACCAGTCCTACGGGACCATGGGCAACCACCTGGAGCCGGCGGAGGATGGGGAAGAGGGCGGCCTGCAAAGCTTCGAGACAGAGCTGGAGGCGGTGGAGGGCGAGTACAGGACGGGGCCGGTGATGGAGAGCCAGGCCCGCTACCAGTGA
- the TMEM63C gene encoding calcium permeable stress-gated cation channel 1 isoform X2 produces MDSAYSVEPVPHGAGPTSLDVLSFLDTLANSTEEQCFSARSRSTVLQGLPFGGVPTVLAINFILWLLLLLVFSCLRKAAWDYGRLALLMDNDSLTSLFYGEQSEKEKSPSETSPLDVDNKDVGFCSWLISIYQMKDEEIQSKCGIDATTYLSFQRHLLVLLMLVCVLSVAVILPVNFSGDLLGNNPTHFGRTTIANIPTQDRLLWLHSIFALIYFILTILCMAHHSVHLEYRENEKVARTLMVTRIPKEITDPSLIIKHFHEAYPSCTVTNVQFCFDVRKLMKLDAERRKAMKGRLYFTTKAQKEGKIMIKAHPCARIFCCRICGFEEVDAEQYYGELEEKLTDEFNAERNRITLKRLDMAFVTFQDERMTAVILKDYSHISCRKHPQQSSVTTVVKSHHWGVCYAPAPSDIIWENLSVRGTSWWVRFILLNICLFILLFFLTTPAIIVNTMDMFNVTRPVESLKNPIITQFFPTLLLWAFSVFLPFIVYYSAFFESHWTRCVFLPDNGAFFVNYVVTSSLIGTAMELLRIPGLLVYTTRLCFAKSEPERLHIKRSQAYQFQFGLEYAWTCCIFSVVMTYSITCPIIVPFGLLYMLLKHMVDRYNIYYVYIPTKLNQRLHVAAISQVVVAPILCMFWLLFFSVLRLGPTRPVTLFTFVVLLSCIIFSFFGLCLKKLQPRKPSSYQMSDQSDSTFNDTERSSVSSTPNSNLFVAAVLQEPELSLTPAASPAHQSYGTMGNHLEPAEDGEEGGLQSFETELEAVEGEYRTGPVMESQARYQ; encoded by the exons AGCAATGCTTCAGTGCCCGCTCCCGCAGCACTGTCCTGCAAGGCCTGCCTTTCGGTGGCGTGCCCACTGTGCTCGCCATCAACTTCATCCTCTGGCTG CTTCTCCTTCTGGTCTTCTCCTGCCTTCGGAAAGCAGCTTGGGACTATGGGCGCCTGGCGCTGCTGATGGACAATGATAG TTTGACGTCGCTTTTCTATGGCGAGcagagtgagaaagagaagtcCCCGTCCGAGACCAGCCCCCTGGACGTGGACAACAAAGACGTG GGATTCTGCTCATGGCTCATTTCTATCTACCAAATGAA GGATGAGGAGATTCAGAGTAAATGTGGGATCGATGCCACCACATACCTCTCCTTCCAGCGGCATCTCCTGGTCCTGCTCATGCTGGTCTGTGTGCTCTCTGTGGCTGTCATCCTGCCTGTCAACTTCTCGGGGGACCTCCTGG GAAACAATCCCACCCACTTTGGGCGGACAACCATCGCCAACATCCCAACACA GGACCGTCTCCTGTGGCTGCACAGTATCTTCGCCCTCATCTATTTCATCCTCACCATCCTCTGCATGGCTCATCACTCTGTCCATCTTGAATACAGGGAGAACGAGAAG gtTGCCCGGACACTGATGGTCACCCGGATTCCCAAGGAGATAACAGATCCTTCCCTGATCATCAAGCATTTCCA CGAGGCCTACCCCAGTTGCACCGTCACCAACGTCCAGTTCTGCTTCGATGTGCGCAAGCTGATGAAGCTGGATGCGGAGAG GCGCAAGGCAATGAAGGGGCGACTTTACTTCACCACCAAGGCACAGAAAGAGGGGAAGATCATGATCAAAGCCCACCCTTGTGCCCGCATCTTCTGCTGTCGCATCTGTGGCTTTGAGGAG GTGGATGCCGAGCAGTACTAtggggagctggaggagaaaCTCACGGACGAGTTCAATGCCGAGCGCAATCGCATCACGCTCAAGCGGCTCGACATGGCCTTCGTCACCTTCCAGGATGAGAGGATGACGGCTGT GATTTTGAAGGACTACAGTCACATCAGCTGTCGTAAGCACCCCCAGCAATCCTCTGTGACTACAGTGGTCAAGTCACACCACTGGGGTGTTTGCTATGCTCCTGCGCCCAGTGATATAATCTG GGAGAATTTATCGGTCCGTGGCACATCGTGGTGGGTGCGATTTATCCTCCTTAATATCTGCCTCTtcattctcctcttcttccttacCACACCGGCCATCATCGTCAACACCATGGACATGTTCAATGTCACACGGCCTGTGGAGAGCCTCAAG AATCCCATCATCACCCAGTTCTTCCCTACGCTGCTGCTCTGGGCCTTCTCCGTCTTCCTACCCTTCATTGTCTACTACTCTGCATTCTTCGAGTCACACTGGACGAG GTGCGTTTTCCTCCCTGATAATGGCGCTTTCTTTGTCAACTACGTCGTCACCTCCAGCCTGATTGGGACGGCCATGGAGCTGTTGCGCATCCCTGGCCTCCTTGTCTACACCACCCGGCTCTGCTTCGCCAAGTCTGAGCCCGAACGGCTCCACATCAAGCGG AGTCAAGCCTACCAGTTCCAGTTTGGGCTGGAGTACGCCTGGACCTGCTGCATCTTCTCAGTTGTCATGACTTACAGCATCACTTGCCCCATCATTGTCCCCTTTG GTTTGCTCTACATGCTGCTGAAGCACATGGTTGACCGGTACAACATCTACTATGTGTACATCCCCACCAAGCTGAACCAGCGCCTCCATGTCGCTGCCATTAGCCAGGTCGTGGTGGCCCCCATCCTCTGCATGTTCTGGCTGCTCTTCTTCTCCGTCCTGCGCCTCG GTCCCACCCGCCCTGTTACCCTCTTCACTTTTGTGGTCCTTCTGTCTTGCATCATCTTCTCCTTCTTTGGCCTCTGCCTGAAGAAGCTGCAGCCACGGAAACCTTCCAGCTACCAG ATGTCCGACCAGTCTGACAGCACCTTCAACGACACGGAGCGGAGCAGCGTCTCCTCCACCCCCAACTCCAAT CTCTTCGTGGCTGCGGTCCTGCAGGAGCCCGAGCTGAGCCTGAcgccggcggcctccccggcgCACCAGTCCTACGGGACCATGGGCAACCACCTGGAGCCGGCGGAGGATGGGGAAGAGGGCGGCCTGCAAAGCTTCGAGACAGAGCTGGAGGCGGTGGAGGGCGAGTACAGGACGGGGCCGGTGATGGAGAGCCAGGCCCGCTACCAGTGA
- the NGB gene encoding neuroglobin, with translation MESGALSRAQRALIRESWQRVRGDPVQHGAVLFGRLFELDPDLLPLFQYNCKQFASPQECLSAPEFLDHIRKVMLVIDAAVNHLENLPCLEEYLCNLGKKHQAVGVKVESFSTVGESLLYMLENCLGTAFCPDVQEAWTKLYDAVVKAMQRGWDALPEGD, from the exons ATGGAGAGCGGAGCGCTGTCGCGCGCGCAGCGAGCGCTGATCCGAGAGAGCTGGCAGCGAGTGAGGGGCGACCCCGTGCAGCACGGCGCGGTCCTCTTCGGCAG GTTGTTTGAGCTGGACCCTGACCTGTTGCCCCTTTTCCAGTACAACTGCAAGCAGTTTGCCAGCCCTCAGGAGTGCCTCTCTGCCCCCGAGTTCCTGGATCACATTAGGAAG GTGATGTTGGTGATTGATGCCGCTGTGAACCACTTGGAGAACTTACCGTGCCTGGAAGAATATCTCTGCAACCTTGGCAAGAAGCATCAGGCTGTTGGTGTGAAGGTTGAGTCTTTCTCG ACTGTTGGTGAGTCCTTGCTGTACATGCTGGAGAACTGCCTTGGCACTGCCTTCTGCCCAGATGTGCAGGAGGCTTGGACCAAACTCTATGATGCCGTGGTGAAAGCCATGCAACGTGGCTGGGATGCTCTCCCGGAAGGGGACTAG